A window of Gasterosteus aculeatus chromosome 9, fGasAcu3.hap1.1, whole genome shotgun sequence contains these coding sequences:
- the plk1 gene encoding serine/threonine-protein kinase PLK1 — MSAATAKPAAHVDPKSAPLKEIPEVLVDPRTMKRYARGRFLGKGGFAKCYEITDLETQQVFAGKIVPKSLILKQHQREKMTSEIAIHKSLNHANVVGFHGFFEDDDFVFVVLEICRRRSLLELHKRRKAVTEPEVRYYMTKLLNGIQYLHNNRVIHRDLKLGNIFLNDDMEVKIGDFGLATKIEFDGERKKTLCGTPNYIAPEVLCKKGHSYEVDIWSLGCILYTLLVGKPPFETSCLKETYNRIKKNNYTIPWHINPLATALIKRMLHAEPAQRPTIAELQADEYFSTGYIPLHLPTTCLTVPPRFSIAPSTAAELNQRRPLTAINNKAGTEKADGKDEPAQREPEPTECHLKDLLQQLNSIIAAKPSEKAVICQEEAEDPACVPIFWISKWVDYSDKYGLGYQLCDNSVGVLFNDYTRLIMYTDGDSLQYIDKAAVESYLSVRSFNSSLHKKVTLLKYFRNYMSEHLLKAGANMARRDGDELARLPYLSLWFRTKSAIVLHLSNGTVQINFFQDHTKLILCPLMGAVTYIDEKREFRTYKLSLLEEFGCCKELASRMRYAKLMVEKLQDSKQAPAAR, encoded by the exons ATGAGCGCAGCCACCGCGAAGCCGGCGGCACATGTCGACCCCAAATCGGCTCCACTCAAAGAGATCCCCGAGGTCCTGGTCGACCCGCGCACCATGAAGCGGTACGCGAGGGGCAGGTTCCTCGGGAAAGGCGGCTTcgccaagtgctatgagatcaCGGACCTGGAGACGCAGCAGGTTTTCGCCGGGAAAATCGTGCCCAAGTCCCTGATCCTGAAGCAGCaccagagggagaagatgacCTCCGAGATCGCCATTCACAAGAGCCTCAACCACGCCAACGTCGTCGGTTTCCATGGCTTCTTCGAGGACGACGACTTTGTCTTCGTTGTCTTGGAAATCTGCAGGAGACGG TCCCTGTTGGAGCTGCACAAGCGCCGTAAGGCCGTGACCGAGCCCGAGGTCCGATACTACATGACCAAACTGCTCAACGGCATCCAGTACCTGCACAACAACCGCGTCATCCACAGGGACCTGAAGCTGGGCAACATCTTCCTCAACGACGACATGGAGGTCAAGATAG gggactttggtttggccacaAAGATCGAGTTCGATGGGGAGCGGAAGAAGACTCTGTGCGGAACGCCCAACTACATCGCGCCCGAAGTGCTCTGCAAGAAAGGCCACAGCTACGAGGTGGACATCTGGTCGCTGGGGTGCATACT GTACACTTTGCTGGTGGGAAAGCCCCCGTTCGAGACCTCCTGCCTGAAGGAGACCTACAACCGCATCAAGAAGAACAACTACACCATCCCCTGG CACATCAACCCGCTGGCGACGGCTCTCATCAAGCGGATGCTGCACGCCGAGCCCGCCCAGAGGCCCACCATCGCCGAGCTGCAGGCCGACGAGTACTTCTCCACCGGCTACATCCCGCTGCACCTGCCCACCACCTGCCTCACCGTGCCCCCGCGCTTCTCCATCGCCCCCTCCACGGCCGCCGAGCTCAACCAGAGGCGGCCCCTGACGGCCATCAACAACAAAGCCGGGACGGAGAAGGCGGACGGCAAGGACGAGCCGGCGCAAAG AGAGCCCGAGCCGACCGAGTGCCACCTGAAggacctgctgcagcagctcaacaGCATCATCGCTGCCAAGCCCTCCGAGAAGGCGGTCATCTGCCAAG aAGAGGCCGAGGACCCCGCCTGTGTGCCCATCTTCTGGATCAGCAAATGGGTCGACTACTCTGACAAATATGGATTGG GCTACCAGCTGTGCGACAACAGCGTGGGCGTTCTCTTCAACGACTACACGCGGCTCATCATGTACACGGACGGGGACAGCCTGCAGTACATCGACAAGGCGGCGGTGGAGAGCTACCTCAGCGTGCGCAGCTTCAACTCGTCCCTCCATAAGAAG GTCACGCTGCTGAAATACTTCCGCAACTACATGAGCGAGCACCTGCTGAAGGCCGGCGCCAACATGGCGCGGCGGGACGGCGACGAGCTGGCGCGTCTCCCCTACCTCTCCCTGTGGTTCCGCACCAAGAGCGCCATCGTCCTGCACCTCTCCAACGGCACCGTGCAGATCAACTTCTTCCAG GACCACACCAAGCTGATCCTGTGCCCGCTGATGGGCGCCGTCACCTACATCGACGAGAAGCGAGAGTTCCGCACCTACAAGCTGTCGCTGCTGGAGGAGTTTGGCTGCTGCAAGGAGCTGGCCAGCCGCATGCGCTACGCCAAGCTGAtggtggagaagctgcaggacaGCAAGCAGGCCCCCGCCGCCCGCTAG